The following are from one region of the Bradyrhizobium sediminis genome:
- a CDS encoding sensor histidine kinase gives MARAHAASACVQSDSIKGLAQSIAKPAYHRLLVAEPALRRAVPTLIVAFLITICLGAFVQVVDQNRQKRAAVKRDLAAVADLLAERLDRIASVRQDRAATIDRLQSLLPGLIPSWGVAAGRHVIVTGADQRVLARVPVETTLGDTASTLEAISAALSLTGAAQQGGVTDIVLPNGNGALAVQHIVKSLPGQVIIIQEKIDSLWQSDAALSVTLSATTGFVVLILGFAFHWQSTRAREGDLINDAVRGRIDTALNRGRCGLWDWDLSRGRIFWSQSMFTMLGLDSRNDLLTFGEVNALVKSDDIDLFAIGDQLISGKITYIDQTFRMQHTGGHWIWLRVRCELSHGAADAGLHLIGIAVDITEQKSLAEKTVEADLRLRDAIETIPEAFVLWDAEDRLVLCNSHFQRLHKLPDSAVAPGTSYETVIEVGSMPEVRTRLHETATQAPGARTFEAQLDDGSWLHISERRTKDGGYVSVGTDITRIKEHEQKLVDNDLRLRATVIDLKRSQTALEQQAIELADLAEKYSEEKTRAEEANQTKSKFLANMSHELRTPLNAIIGFSEIMESGMFGTLGSEKYQEYCHDILTSGHYLLEVINDILDMSKIEAGRMKLDMEQLDLSKTLAESLRVVSGRADDKQLALDADIDGTISVVADRRAIKQIIVNLLSNAVKFTPDGGKVVVRSRLLSDSIVLMIADTGIGISPHSLQRLGRPFEQVESQLTKTYHGSGLGLAIARSLTNLHGGSMRLRSKLGTGTVVCVSLPRDARKAKARIPVAA, from the coding sequence ATGGCGCGCGCACACGCGGCGAGCGCGTGCGTCCAATCCGATTCGATCAAGGGATTGGCGCAATCGATCGCGAAACCGGCCTATCACCGGCTGTTGGTAGCGGAGCCTGCGCTTCGCCGCGCAGTGCCAACCCTGATCGTTGCCTTCCTCATCACCATTTGCCTTGGCGCATTCGTGCAGGTCGTCGATCAGAACCGGCAAAAGCGCGCGGCCGTCAAGCGCGACCTGGCGGCGGTCGCCGATCTGCTCGCCGAGCGCCTCGACCGCATCGCCTCGGTCAGGCAGGACCGGGCGGCAACCATCGACCGCCTGCAGAGCCTGCTGCCCGGCCTCATCCCGTCGTGGGGAGTCGCAGCCGGGCGGCACGTCATCGTCACCGGCGCGGACCAGCGCGTTCTCGCCCGCGTACCGGTCGAGACCACGCTTGGCGACACCGCCAGCACTCTCGAGGCCATCAGCGCCGCACTGTCGCTGACCGGAGCAGCCCAACAAGGCGGCGTGACCGACATCGTCCTGCCCAACGGCAACGGCGCGCTGGCGGTCCAGCATATCGTCAAATCGCTACCCGGCCAGGTCATCATCATCCAGGAAAAAATCGATTCACTGTGGCAGTCGGACGCCGCCCTGTCGGTGACGCTGTCCGCCACCACGGGCTTTGTCGTTCTGATCCTGGGCTTTGCCTTCCACTGGCAATCGACGCGCGCCCGCGAAGGCGATCTCATTAATGACGCAGTGCGCGGCCGGATCGATACCGCGCTCAATCGCGGACGCTGCGGATTGTGGGACTGGGACCTGTCGCGCGGCAGGATTTTCTGGTCGCAATCGATGTTCACGATGCTGGGGCTGGACAGCCGCAACGACCTTCTGACCTTTGGCGAAGTCAACGCGCTGGTGAAATCCGACGACATCGACCTGTTCGCCATCGGCGATCAGCTCATCTCCGGAAAGATTACCTACATCGACCAGACCTTCCGCATGCAGCACACCGGCGGCCACTGGATCTGGCTGCGGGTCCGCTGCGAGCTGAGCCATGGCGCAGCCGACGCCGGCCTGCATCTGATCGGCATTGCCGTCGACATCACAGAGCAGAAGAGCCTCGCCGAGAAAACGGTGGAGGCCGATCTGCGGCTGCGCGACGCGATCGAGACCATCCCGGAAGCGTTCGTGCTGTGGGACGCGGAAGACCGTCTGGTGCTCTGCAACTCGCACTTCCAGCGCCTGCACAAGCTGCCGGATTCGGCTGTCGCGCCGGGCACTTCCTATGAAACCGTGATCGAAGTCGGCAGCATGCCGGAGGTCCGCACAAGGCTGCATGAAACCGCCACCCAGGCGCCGGGCGCACGCACCTTCGAGGCGCAACTGGATGACGGCAGCTGGCTGCATATCAGCGAGCGCCGCACCAAGGACGGCGGTTACGTCTCGGTGGGCACCGACATCACCCGCATCAAGGAACATGAGCAGAAACTGGTCGACAACGACCTTCGCCTGCGCGCCACCGTCATCGACCTGAAACGCTCGCAGACCGCGCTCGAACAACAAGCCATCGAACTCGCCGACCTCGCCGAAAAATATTCCGAAGAAAAGACTCGCGCCGAGGAAGCCAACCAGACCAAATCCAAATTCCTCGCCAATATGAGCCACGAGCTGCGCACGCCGCTCAATGCCATCATCGGATTTTCCGAGATTATGGAAAGCGGCATGTTCGGCACGCTCGGCTCGGAGAAATACCAGGAATACTGCCACGACATTCTCACCAGCGGTCACTACCTGCTGGAAGTCATCAACGACATCCTCGACATGTCGAAGATCGAAGCCGGCCGGATGAAGCTCGACATGGAGCAGCTCGACCTGTCGAAGACGCTGGCGGAATCGCTGCGGGTGGTATCCGGACGCGCCGACGACAAGCAGCTGGCGCTGGACGCGGACATCGACGGCACCATTTCGGTGGTAGCCGACCGCCGCGCGATCAAGCAGATCATCGTCAACCTGCTGTCCAACGCCGTCAAATTCACGCCCGACGGCGGCAAGGTGGTGGTGCGCAGCCGGCTGCTCAGCGACTCGATCGTGCTGATGATCGCCGACACCGGCATCGGGATCTCGCCGCATTCGCTGCAGCGGCTGGGCCGGCCGTTCGAGCAGGTCGAGAGCCAGCTCACCAAGACCTATCACGGCTCGGGGCTCGGGCTGGCCATCGCGCGATCGCTGACCAACCTGCACGGCGGCTCGATGCGGCTGCGCTCGAAACTCGGTACCGGCACCGTGGTCTGCGTATCGCTGCCGCGCGACGCCCGCAAGGCGAAAGCGCGGATCCCGGTCGCCGCATAG
- a CDS encoding GntR family transcriptional regulator produces the protein MSEPAPRTRLRTRFKPARLKLSSDHSKRPIERMSLHDQLVAKVREMIVNGELQAGAPLPERMLCETFGVSRTPLREAFKILANEGLIELRSHRTPVITPINRDEIANIFDIMVALDSVAGIQAATLATDDDIARLNAMHERLVQLHHEASRTAYFRLNQDIHVEITRLARNPVLLNIWTTLHANIFRARAVANYDARRWTESVEEHETFMALLRARDAAGFAAALSTHTRKTGEAVLLTLERAPARNG, from the coding sequence ATGAGCGAACCCGCGCCACGAACCCGACTTCGCACGCGTTTCAAGCCGGCCCGGCTGAAATTGTCGTCGGACCATTCGAAAAGGCCCATCGAGAGGATGTCGCTCCATGATCAGCTGGTCGCGAAGGTCCGCGAAATGATCGTGAATGGCGAACTGCAAGCGGGCGCCCCGCTACCCGAGCGGATGCTTTGCGAGACGTTCGGCGTGTCGCGGACACCCTTGCGGGAGGCCTTCAAGATATTGGCTAACGAGGGTCTTATCGAACTCCGGTCGCACCGAACACCCGTGATCACGCCCATCAATCGCGATGAGATCGCCAACATATTTGACATCATGGTTGCGCTGGATAGCGTTGCCGGAATTCAGGCTGCGACCTTGGCTACTGATGACGACATCGCCAGGCTGAATGCAATGCACGAGCGGCTGGTTCAGCTTCACCATGAAGCATCTCGCACCGCATATTTTAGATTGAACCAGGACATTCACGTTGAGATCACCAGGCTGGCCCGCAATCCCGTTCTTCTCAACATCTGGACGACGCTGCACGCGAACATCTTTCGCGCACGCGCGGTCGCAAATTACGATGCCCGACGATGGACCGAGTCCGTGGAGGAGCACGAAACCTTTATGGCTTTGCTCCGCGCACGCGATGCGGCGGGGTTCGCGGCGGCCCTGAGCACGCACACGCGAAAGACTGGAGAGGCTGTCCTGCTGACGTTGGAGCGCGCGCCCGCGCGCAATGGCTGA
- a CDS encoding ABC transporter substrate-binding protein translates to MLATLIALGFASLDVASSFAQVEPSIKLGYAKCAHCTPMSLTPQYAKGVQIDAVGFNTGTDALTALVSKNIDVAQVTYLHYAIALDKGFDVVAISGQVNGGSAMLAGNDLEVTPNDWASLKKVIADFKAAGKPFRVAASRGNAQDIHMRGAFAKQGIDINKDVQFINIPNPSDHLQALRRGEIELICTVEPFATQILQNKAAKLFGLPYDQAAGKLTNIILTRSDVVAAKPKELENTVRAVVKVDEFIAGDKAALVAVISKITGLDKAIAAGAVDNLDPDPKMYRASAVAIAGMMRDLKYINSDVSAAVEKNMDYRFLEAATGKPKSDLGY, encoded by the coding sequence CTGCTGGCTACCCTCATCGCCCTTGGTTTCGCTTCGCTAGACGTCGCGAGCAGCTTTGCTCAAGTCGAACCCTCGATCAAACTCGGTTACGCGAAGTGCGCGCACTGCACACCGATGTCGCTAACTCCGCAATATGCGAAAGGCGTTCAGATCGACGCCGTCGGCTTCAATACCGGGACCGACGCGCTGACTGCGCTGGTATCCAAGAATATCGATGTCGCCCAGGTCACCTACCTTCACTACGCGATTGCACTCGACAAAGGTTTTGATGTGGTGGCGATCTCGGGGCAGGTCAACGGCGGCTCCGCGATGCTGGCCGGAAACGATCTGGAAGTCACGCCAAACGATTGGGCATCTCTCAAGAAAGTCATCGCGGACTTCAAAGCCGCCGGTAAGCCATTTCGCGTAGCAGCGTCCCGCGGAAATGCACAGGACATTCACATGCGCGGCGCATTTGCAAAGCAGGGCATCGATATCAACAAGGACGTGCAGTTCATCAACATTCCGAATCCGTCGGACCACTTGCAGGCCCTTCGACGTGGTGAAATCGAGTTGATCTGCACCGTCGAGCCCTTTGCAACGCAGATACTGCAGAACAAGGCAGCCAAGCTGTTCGGTCTTCCCTACGATCAGGCCGCGGGCAAGCTCACCAACATCATTCTAACCCGGTCGGATGTTGTCGCAGCGAAGCCCAAGGAACTCGAGAACACCGTCCGCGCGGTGGTGAAGGTCGATGAATTCATCGCGGGCGACAAGGCAGCTTTGGTTGCCGTGATCTCAAAGATCACCGGTCTCGACAAGGCAATTGCCGCAGGCGCCGTGGATAATCTCGACCCGGACCCGAAGATGTATCGTGCTTCGGCCGTGGCGATCGCCGGCATGATGCGCGACCTGAAGTACATCAACTCGGATGTCTCCGCCGCGGTCGAGAAGAATATGGATTACCGCTTTCTGGAGGCTGCGACCGGCAAGCCCAAATCCGACCTGGGCTATTGA
- a CDS encoding ABC transporter permease codes for MLNVLHLRKLDRYVVPFLILVGWEAFSRSGALPAALLPAPSTVLWAWADWIFGTDGNTQTYSGHWVYDMASSFSRVLAGFAIATFLAVVLGVAIGWSRATEVIIEPTLQMLRPIPPVSWIPLAIIWFGIANKPAIFLVFLGAFFPILLNTIHGVKNCDRNLIRAGAMVGGKNRELLRFIVLPAALPNIFAGLRIGIGSAWMLTVTAEMVAVKSGLGYVLWDSYYFLRYDLVLAAMASIGLLGFLSDLGIRAVMGQVLHWQRNTTIQGGE; via the coding sequence ATGCTCAACGTCCTCCACCTCAGGAAGCTTGATCGCTACGTCGTGCCCTTCCTGATTCTGGTGGGGTGGGAGGCGTTCTCGCGGTCGGGCGCGCTTCCCGCCGCCTTGCTGCCGGCGCCGTCGACCGTGCTGTGGGCATGGGCGGACTGGATATTCGGTACCGATGGCAACACCCAAACCTACAGCGGGCATTGGGTCTACGACATGGCATCCAGCTTTTCCCGCGTTCTCGCGGGCTTTGCGATCGCGACCTTTCTTGCTGTTGTGCTGGGCGTTGCCATCGGCTGGTCTCGCGCCACCGAAGTAATCATCGAACCGACGCTGCAAATGCTGCGGCCGATTCCACCGGTGTCATGGATACCGCTGGCGATCATCTGGTTTGGAATCGCCAACAAGCCCGCAATTTTTCTCGTGTTTCTCGGCGCATTTTTTCCAATCCTGCTCAATACGATTCACGGCGTGAAGAATTGCGACCGCAATCTCATTCGTGCGGGCGCGATGGTTGGTGGCAAAAATCGCGAACTGCTCCGCTTTATCGTGCTGCCTGCCGCGCTGCCGAACATTTTTGCCGGTCTGCGCATCGGCATTGGGTCGGCTTGGATGCTCACCGTGACCGCCGAGATGGTCGCGGTGAAGAGCGGCCTCGGCTACGTGCTGTGGGATTCGTACTACTTTCTGCGTTACGACCTCGTCCTTGCCGCCATGGCCAGCATCGGGCTGCTCGGCTTCCTGAGTGATCTCGGCATCCGCGCCGTCATGGGCCAGGTCCTTCACTGGCAACGCAATACCACCATCCAGGGCGGGGAATGA
- a CDS encoding ABC transporter ATP-binding protein, whose product MATIEISRLSKVFKDAKRKSDVVALDDINLEVAKNEFVCLLGPSGCGKSTLLNMIAGFEKPTSGTVTVDGQLISVPGSDRGVVFQQANLMPWLPVWENVAFHLLLRGGQKRERRSIAQRYIDMVGLTGFENHYPSELSGGMNQRVGIARALLMNPQVILMDEPFGALDEQTRMDMQNELVRIWQEHQGTIVFVTHGIDEALTLGTHVAVMSARPGRIREIIPIDLSRPRDITSPQFNETKRHILDLLRSERATQPLETMDHQ is encoded by the coding sequence ATGGCCACGATCGAAATTTCCCGCCTGTCCAAAGTATTCAAGGACGCCAAACGGAAGTCCGATGTCGTCGCGCTCGACGATATCAATCTTGAAGTTGCGAAAAACGAGTTTGTTTGCTTGCTCGGGCCCAGCGGATGCGGAAAGTCCACGCTGCTGAATATGATCGCCGGCTTTGAGAAGCCAACTTCCGGCACCGTGACGGTCGATGGACAGCTGATTTCCGTCCCCGGATCCGATCGGGGCGTGGTTTTTCAACAAGCCAATCTAATGCCGTGGCTGCCGGTCTGGGAGAATGTTGCCTTTCATTTGCTTCTGCGTGGCGGCCAAAAACGCGAACGACGCTCCATCGCGCAACGCTATATCGACATGGTCGGGCTTACCGGCTTCGAGAACCACTATCCTTCCGAACTGTCGGGGGGCATGAATCAGCGGGTGGGCATTGCACGCGCACTGCTGATGAATCCGCAGGTTATTCTGATGGACGAACCATTCGGGGCGCTCGACGAGCAAACGCGAATGGACATGCAGAACGAACTCGTTCGCATCTGGCAGGAACACCAGGGCACCATCGTCTTCGTAACCCACGGCATCGACGAAGCTTTGACGCTCGGAACGCATGTCGCGGTGATGAGTGCGCGACCGGGCCGCATTCGGGAGATCATTCCGATCGACTTGTCGCGACCCCGGGACATCACGAGTCCGCAGTTCAACGAAACCAAACGTCATATCCTCGATCTGCTTCGCTCCGAGCGGGCAACTCAACCCTTGGAAACGATGGACCACCAATGA
- a CDS encoding maleate cis-trans isomerase family protein: MTKRVLLGMLTPSSNTSLEPITTAMVAGLPEVSAHFSRFKVTEIALSSKALAQFDNNEILRAAELLAHARVDSIGWNGTSSGWLGFEADVRLCEQITAATGIPATTSMLALNEILEQRKVTRLGYVTPYLDNVQARILENYGKLGIVCQGERHLGLQDNFSFSEVPVSQLEAMTRDVAMDRPDAITIICTNLKAAPSVAKLERETGIPIYDTIATVVWKCLRLAGVDTRRVTEWGSLFQEVA; the protein is encoded by the coding sequence ATGACAAAGCGTGTTCTTCTTGGAATGCTCACCCCTTCGTCCAATACTTCTCTGGAACCGATCACAACCGCCATGGTTGCCGGCCTGCCCGAGGTTTCCGCGCACTTCTCCCGTTTCAAGGTCACGGAAATAGCGCTTTCCAGCAAAGCACTCGCTCAGTTCGACAATAACGAAATCCTGCGGGCGGCGGAACTACTGGCGCATGCGAGGGTGGATTCGATCGGATGGAATGGCACATCGTCCGGATGGCTGGGGTTCGAGGCCGACGTCCGGCTTTGCGAACAGATCACTGCGGCCACGGGAATTCCCGCTACGACCTCAATGCTGGCGCTCAACGAGATCCTCGAGCAGCGCAAAGTAACGAGGCTCGGCTACGTCACGCCTTATCTCGATAACGTTCAGGCCAGAATCCTCGAAAACTACGGAAAGCTCGGTATTGTCTGCCAGGGCGAGCGGCATCTCGGCCTGCAGGACAATTTTTCCTTTTCGGAGGTGCCGGTCTCGCAACTGGAGGCGATGACCCGCGACGTTGCAATGGACAGACCGGATGCAATCACGATCATCTGCACCAATTTGAAGGCCGCACCATCGGTTGCGAAGCTCGAACGTGAAACCGGCATTCCAATCTATGACACGATCGCGACTGTAGTCTGGAAATGTCTAAGGCTCGCCGGCGTGGATACCCGGCGCGTGACAGAGTGGGGTTCGCTGTTTCAAGAAGTTGCGTGA
- the hydA gene encoding dihydropyrimidinase — MAAFDTVIRHGTIATASETYKADVGIRNGRIVSIGESLTDADEVVDAAGMLVLPGGIDSHVHISQPSGPGIVMADDFASATRAAAFGGNTFVMPYCLQAKGQPLREALKDYHGLADQNCHIDHSFHLIIADPTESVLGQELPALVADGYTSLKIFMTYADLALSDFQILEVLSVARESGALVQIHAENYDAIRFLADRLERAGNTGPYFHGKSRPIIVEREATSRAISLAELIDVPIVIVHVSNREAMDEIRRAQMRGLKIQGETCPQYLVLTEDDLKDLGMEGAKYVCSPPPRDRSSQQACWEGLQQGIFSLFSSDHCPFRYDDEAGKLTPNARTSFRWIPNGIPGIETRLPILFSEGVSKGRISLNQFVALTATNHAKTYGLAGKGSIAVGYDADIAIWDPGRTATLSQKDLHHGADYTPYEGLEITGWPIATMLRGRFVVREGKLVGDKRSGRYLRRGAPFEPSARPAK, encoded by the coding sequence ATGGCTGCCTTCGACACTGTCATCCGTCACGGCACGATCGCTACCGCGAGCGAGACCTACAAGGCCGATGTCGGGATCAGGAACGGGCGCATCGTCTCCATCGGGGAGTCGCTGACCGACGCCGACGAAGTCGTCGATGCCGCCGGCATGCTGGTTCTGCCGGGAGGCATCGACAGCCATGTCCATATTTCCCAGCCCTCCGGGCCCGGGATCGTCATGGCGGACGATTTTGCCAGTGCGACGCGTGCGGCAGCCTTCGGGGGCAATACTTTCGTTATGCCGTACTGTCTTCAGGCCAAGGGGCAGCCGTTGCGGGAGGCCCTGAAGGATTATCACGGGCTTGCGGACCAGAACTGCCACATCGATCATTCCTTTCATCTCATTATTGCTGATCCCACAGAGAGCGTCCTTGGGCAGGAACTGCCCGCATTGGTCGCCGACGGCTACACCTCTCTCAAGATTTTTATGACCTACGCTGACCTGGCACTGAGCGACTTCCAGATCCTCGAAGTTCTTTCGGTCGCTCGCGAGTCGGGTGCCCTCGTTCAGATTCATGCGGAAAACTACGATGCCATCCGCTTTCTCGCCGACCGGCTTGAACGTGCCGGAAATACGGGGCCGTATTTTCACGGCAAATCGCGTCCCATCATCGTAGAGCGGGAGGCCACCAGCCGCGCGATCTCCCTGGCCGAATTGATCGACGTCCCCATCGTCATCGTTCATGTCTCGAACAGGGAAGCGATGGACGAGATCAGGCGCGCGCAGATGCGCGGCTTGAAGATTCAGGGTGAGACCTGCCCACAATATCTGGTCTTGACGGAAGACGACCTGAAGGATCTGGGTATGGAGGGGGCGAAGTATGTGTGTTCTCCGCCGCCACGGGACAGATCAAGTCAGCAGGCATGCTGGGAAGGGCTTCAGCAAGGCATCTTCTCGCTGTTTTCTTCCGACCATTGTCCGTTTCGCTACGACGACGAAGCCGGCAAGCTCACGCCCAACGCACGAACAAGCTTTCGCTGGATTCCCAATGGCATTCCCGGAATCGAGACACGCCTTCCAATTCTGTTTTCCGAAGGTGTCAGTAAGGGGCGCATTTCGCTGAACCAGTTCGTCGCGCTGACCGCGACCAACCATGCCAAGACCTACGGATTGGCCGGAAAAGGCTCAATTGCCGTCGGATATGACGCAGACATTGCTATTTGGGATCCCGGGAGGACAGCAACCCTATCGCAAAAGGATCTTCACCACGGAGCTGATTACACCCCTTATGAGGGCTTGGAGATCACGGGATGGCCGATCGCGACGATGCTGCGCGGTCGCTTTGTCGTACGTGAAGGAAAACTCGTTGGCGACAAACGTTCCGGCCGATACCTCCGTCGAGGAGCGCCGTTCGAGCCCTCGGCGAGGCCGGCGAAATGA
- a CDS encoding bifunctional [glutamine synthetase] adenylyltransferase/[glutamine synthetase]-adenylyl-L-tyrosine phosphorylase, producing the protein MTSSAKGDADQPSLAARFVDGPHVSAPDIAEQRLADWLTDLAPEQAAAIDDLTGRFPRARTILLGIAEASPYLFDLLRADGARAIRLLECEPEPHLAGLIEKTRRGVSAASNEADVMRLLRRMKSEAALLIALCDIGGLWPVMQVTAALTDLAVASVQAALRFLLRQEAARGKLLPPNPDSPEDDSGLVVLAMGKMGAGELNYSSDIDLIVFFDSEAPTLAPDIEPQTFFVRVTQALARLLQQRNGDGYVFRVDLRLRPDPSSTQVAISMAAALHYYEREGRTWERAAMIKARPCAGDARAGEALVAEIAPFVWRKHLDFAALADVHDMKRQMQTFRGQSEIAVEGHNVKVGRGGIREIEFFAQTQQLIAGGRHPELRVRPTLEALQVLASSNWITFAARDELTAAYHFLRRVEHRLQMVADEQTHALPDDVEAVERFACFLGYDSRAAFAKDLLGHLNVVQGHYGKLFEGDPTGTAKLPAADYSAGPDDPRLVEHLVSLGFKKPVVVAGTVQQWMTGDYRALRVEATRNAFVEFVPGLIDGLARAEEPDNAVAAFDRFLLALQRGGRLISLLSQNRDLVALVALILGAAPRLGDMLARQPQIMDGLIDPRFFGAIPDRQELSARLAATLADADSYEEFLDRLRLFGQESLFLIGTRILSGTVSAQQASVAFADVAEGIVHTVHGLVTDRFAAQHGRIRGQETAILAMGRLGSREMTASSDLDLILLYDFDHDHPDSDGERSLHGAQYFARFTQRLISAFTTRTNYGVLYEVDMRLRPSGRAGPVASRIDSFADYQEREAWTWEHMALTRARVISASPEFRARIEAIIRGVLTRPRDRAGVAGDVADMRRAIALEKGEDDVWDLKYAAGGIVDIDFIAQYLQLAHAADKPDILDVSTLQVLDNAARLGVLPQSSAEILRSAARLYHDLTQILRLCVSEKFKPETAGEDLLRVMARAGDAPDFSSLEARVKETQTEVRRVFGDLVEGRN; encoded by the coding sequence ATGACCTCATCCGCGAAGGGCGACGCGGACCAACCGAGTCTGGCCGCCCGGTTTGTGGACGGACCGCATGTGTCCGCTCCCGATATAGCCGAACAGCGACTGGCAGACTGGCTGACCGATCTGGCGCCGGAGCAGGCGGCTGCGATCGACGATCTCACCGGCCGGTTTCCCCGCGCCAGGACCATTCTTCTCGGCATCGCCGAAGCCTCTCCCTATCTGTTCGACCTGCTGCGCGCCGACGGCGCGCGCGCCATCCGGTTGCTTGAATGCGAACCGGAGCCGCATCTGGCCGGATTGATCGAAAAGACCCGCCGCGGCGTTTCGGCGGCGTCGAACGAAGCCGATGTCATGCGGCTGCTTCGCCGCATGAAGTCGGAGGCCGCGCTCCTGATCGCGCTGTGCGACATCGGCGGGCTGTGGCCGGTGATGCAGGTGACCGCGGCGCTGACCGATCTCGCGGTTGCCTCGGTGCAGGCGGCGCTGCGCTTCCTGCTGAGGCAGGAAGCCGCACGGGGGAAGCTGCTGCCGCCCAATCCCGATTCCCCGGAGGACGACAGCGGTCTGGTCGTGCTCGCGATGGGCAAGATGGGCGCGGGCGAGCTGAACTATTCCAGTGATATCGATCTGATCGTGTTCTTCGATTCCGAGGCGCCGACGCTGGCGCCGGATATCGAGCCGCAGACGTTCTTCGTGCGTGTCACCCAGGCTTTGGCGCGGCTGCTGCAGCAGCGCAACGGCGATGGGTACGTGTTCCGGGTCGACCTGCGGCTGCGGCCGGATCCGTCCTCGACGCAGGTGGCGATCTCGATGGCCGCGGCGCTGCATTATTACGAGCGGGAAGGGCGGACCTGGGAACGCGCCGCCATGATCAAGGCGCGGCCCTGCGCCGGCGACGCCAGGGCCGGCGAGGCGCTGGTCGCGGAAATCGCGCCCTTCGTCTGGCGCAAGCACCTGGATTTCGCAGCCCTTGCCGACGTGCATGACATGAAGCGGCAGATGCAGACGTTTCGCGGGCAGAGCGAGATCGCGGTCGAGGGGCACAACGTCAAGGTTGGGCGGGGCGGTATCCGCGAGATCGAGTTCTTCGCCCAGACCCAGCAGTTGATCGCCGGCGGCCGGCACCCGGAATTGCGGGTGCGGCCGACGCTGGAAGCGCTGCAGGTGCTGGCCTCGAGCAACTGGATCACCTTCGCCGCGCGCGACGAGTTGACCGCGGCCTATCATTTTCTGCGGCGGGTGGAACACCGCCTGCAGATGGTCGCGGACGAGCAGACCCATGCCTTGCCCGACGACGTCGAGGCGGTGGAGCGGTTCGCCTGCTTCCTCGGCTACGACAGCCGCGCCGCGTTCGCCAAGGACCTGCTCGGCCATCTCAACGTCGTGCAGGGGCATTACGGCAAGCTGTTCGAGGGCGATCCGACCGGCACCGCGAAATTGCCGGCGGCCGATTACAGCGCCGGTCCCGACGATCCGCGCCTGGTCGAACATCTGGTCTCGCTCGGCTTCAAGAAGCCGGTGGTAGTGGCGGGAACCGTGCAACAATGGATGACCGGCGATTATCGCGCGCTGCGCGTCGAAGCGACGCGGAACGCCTTCGTCGAATTCGTGCCGGGATTGATCGATGGTCTGGCCCGCGCCGAAGAGCCCGACAATGCGGTGGCTGCCTTCGACCGCTTCCTGCTGGCGCTGCAACGCGGCGGACGGCTGATTTCGCTGCTCAGCCAGAACCGCGACCTGGTCGCGCTGGTGGCGCTGATCCTCGGCGCGGCACCCCGGCTCGGCGACATGCTGGCGCGGCAACCGCAGATCATGGATGGGCTGATCGATCCGCGCTTCTTCGGCGCTATTCCCGACCGGCAGGAATTATCGGCGCGGCTCGCGGCGACGCTGGCGGACGCGGATTCCTATGAAGAATTTCTCGATCGATTGCGGCTGTTCGGCCAGGAAAGCCTGTTCCTGATCGGCACCCGGATCCTGTCCGGCACGGTTTCCGCCCAACAGGCCAGCGTCGCCTTCGCCGACGTCGCCGAGGGCATTGTCCATACCGTGCATGGCCTCGTGACCGACCGCTTCGCGGCCCAGCACGGCCGGATCAGGGGGCAGGAGACCGCGATCCTTGCGATGGGCAGGCTCGGCAGCCGCGAGATGACCGCGTCATCCGATCTCGACCTGATCCTGCTCTATGATTTCGACCACGACCATCCAGATTCCGACGGCGAGCGGTCGCTGCACGGCGCCCAGTATTTTGCCCGCTTCACGCAGCGGCTGATCAGCGCCTTTACGACGCGGACCAATTACGGCGTGCTGTACGAGGTGGATATGCGGCTGCGGCCGTCGGGGCGCGCGGGCCCGGTGGCCTCGCGGATCGATTCCTTCGCCGACTATCAGGAGCGCGAGGCCTGGACCTGGGAGCATATGGCGCTGACCCGCGCGCGGGTGATTTCGGCATCGCCGGAATTTCGCGCGCGTATCGAAGCGATCATTCGCGGCGTGCTGACCCGACCGCGCGACCGCGCCGGCGTCGCCGGCGACGTCGCCGACATGCGCCGCGCCATTGCGCTGGAGAAGGGCGAGGACGACGTCTGGGACCTGAAATATGCCGCCGGCGGCATCGTCGACATCGATTTCATCGCACAATATCTGCAGCTGGCCCACGCCGCCGACAAGCCCGACATACTCGACGTCTCCACCCTGCAGGTACTCGACAACGCCGCGCGGCTCGGCGTGCTGCCGCAATCGTCGGCGGAAATCCTGCGTTCGGCGGCGCGGCTCTATCATGACCTGACGCAGATCCTGCGGCTCTGTGTCAGCGAGAAGTTCAAGCCGGAAACCGCGGGCGAAGACCTGTTGCGCGTGATGGCGCGGGCTGGCGATGCCCCGGACTTCTCGTCGCTGGAGGCGCGGGTCAAGGAGACACAGACCGAAGTGCGCCGGGTGTTCGGCGATCTCGTCGAAGGCCGGAACTAA